Proteins co-encoded in one Pseudochaenichthys georgianus chromosome 22, fPseGeo1.2, whole genome shotgun sequence genomic window:
- the tacc3 gene encoding transforming acidic coiled-coil-containing protein 3, whose product MSAVAVNDENRGVCPGGKQNSSINDIFALDQPTGRPSILRQTENLPSKTVPKAAKVCFQTPRRDPATKRIVSSPSKSLKMSSVDECTKAIESLTLGPINSLHDEPKQEVSSYPDDDMPIQSKGGYQLDFENLDAFNPFQGSVKMVLSPVRSAVDNPPTESPNAETENIAEQPTKIESALDDTLPFAPPVDHSLVDTSSNISSADSSVVTVLKVPAMEEQDSCTATPDEKQPSLNVTQDYSSGSFVEDAPLPTKGSYSLDFEPTKIESALDDTLPFAPPVDHSLVDTSSNISSAESSVVTVLKVPAMEEQDSCTATPDEKQPSLNVTQDHSSGSFVEDAPLPTKGSYSLDFDNLDEVNPFQTGGSKIPNSPFIGSKVAEANPPVEEMKGNESTEAQDVQLQPEMKGNESTEAQDVQPEMKGNESTEAQDVQPEMKGNESTEAQDVQPEMTPAAAPITTNAAETPAAESTSQPADAHTQERAVKLEFNFDDGSEVKRKPPPKKLGKRRPGVKPKEGKPECDVKPLKEAPVKPDASGEADVPFSKGSYSFDMAKFDDPNFNPFGTKASMMTNSPQCSKYAEPVLSDPVIMAHLIPEKADMPAEKEALSSECAGEIVPAAEVLPEAERDDAKDKAAPDHDFGFLLGVQQEVQQPTESLPGQFDLCQPEQKTQTAQTEFNDEFVPGTMFMANDLDGQMDYLEQFGSRSFKESALRKQSLYLKFDPLMRESPKKCAAPVAQAPVPRPAAFVSRLETSQMPEKYASGAQRDDFQLFDPASPILADLVPPFPQPENTEEAIIEVLRYSQQDMDAAIARVQAQAKDTEDQWSAKYKRTLDDGQEMRKIIAEFELMIAKMLADQEKEREVAQTKLTAALIEKEQVSSDLNTMERSCSDLFKRLDKYKDVVEGFKKNEETLKACAQDYLERIRKEEQRYKTLKAHAEEKIGQANGEINEVRYKNKSETSALQAQLRREQLKVQSLEKSLVQKEKEAEDLTTLCDELISKVQRG is encoded by the exons ATGAGTGCTGTTGCTGTGAATGATGAGAATCGTGGGGTCTGCCCTGGAGGAAAGCAGAACAGCTCAATTAACGACATATTTGCTCTGGATCAGCCGACTGGGAGGCCCTCCATCCTGCGACAGACAGAGAACCTGCCCAGCAAGACGGTGCCAAAGGCGGCTAAG GTTTGTTTTCAGACTCCAAGAAGAGACCCTGCGACTAAAAGAATCGTATCTTCTCCATCCAAGTCTCTTAAGATGTCAAGTGTGGATGAGTGTACCAAAGCAATCGAGTCCTTAACTTTGGGTCCAATTAA TTCTTTACATGATGAACCCAAACAAG AAGTATCATCCTATCCTGACGATGACATGCCCATACAAAGCAAAGGAGGCTATCAGCTGGACTTTGAAAACCTTGATGCTTTCAATCCATTTCAGGGTTCTGTTAAGATGGTCCTCTCCCCCGTGAGGTCTGCTGTTGATAACCCTCCCACAGAGTCTCCAAACGCAGAAACAGAGAATATCGCAGAGCAGCCCACCAAAATAGAATCTGCTCTAGATGATACGCTTCCCTTCGCCCCACCTGTGGATCACTCCCTGGTTGACACCTCCTCCAACATCAGCTCCGCAGATAGCAGCGTGGTCACAGTGTTGAAGGTCCCTGCCATGGAAGAACAAGATTCCTGCACTGCCACACCTGATGAAAAACAACCGTCTCTAAATGTCACTCAAGACTATTCTTCAGGCAGTTTTGTGGAAGATGCTCCACTGCCAACGAAGGGTTCTTATTCTTTGGATTTTGAGCCCACCAAAATAGAATCTGCTCTAGATGATACGCTTCCCTTCGCCCCACCTGTGGATCACTCCCTGGTTGACACCTCCTCCAACATCAGCTCCGCAGAGAGCAGCGTGGTCACAGTGTTGAAGGTCCCTGCCATGGAAGAACAAGATTCCTGCACTGCCACACCTGATGAAAAACAACCGTCTCTAAATGTCACTCAAGACCATTCTTCAGGCAGTTTTGTGGAAGATGCTCCACTGCCAACGAAGGGTTCTTATTCTTTGGATTTTGACAACCTTGATGAGGTCAATCCTTTCCAAACGGGTGGCTCTAAAATTCCAAATTCCCCTTTCATTGGGAGCAAGGTGGCAGAAGCAAACCCACCAGTTGAAGAGATGAAGGGAAATGAATCCACAGAAGCTCAAGATGTTCAACTTCAACCTGAGATGAAGGGAAATGAATCCACAGAAGCTCAAGATGTTCAACCTGAGATGAAAGGAAATGAATCTACAGAAGCTCAAGATGTTCAACCTGAGATGAAGGGAAATGAATCCACAGAAGCTCAGGATGTTCAACCTGAGATGACACCAGCAGCGGCCCCAATCACAACTAATGCTGCCGAAACCCCAGCTGCTGAATCCACGTCCCAGCCAGCTGATGCCCATACCCAGGAAAGAGCAGTGAAACTTGAGTTCAATTTTGACGATGGCAGTGAGGTCAAACGTAAACCGCCACCCAAGAAATTGGGCAAAAGGCGACCTGGTGTCAAACCTAAAGAGGGAAAGCCAGAATGTGACGTGAAACCACTTAAAGAAGCTCCAGTGAAGCCTGATGCCAGTGGTGAGGCTGATGTTCCATTCTCCAAAGGGTCTTACTCATTTGACATGGCCAAGTTTGATGACCCAAACTTCAATCCCTTTGGCACAAAAGCAAGCATGATGACCAACTCTCCACAGTGTAGCAAGTACGCTGAACCTGTGCTATCTGACCCTGTGATCATGGCACATTTGATTCCAGAGAAAGCGGACATGCCAGCGGAGAAGGAAGCATTGTCATCAGAATG CGCTGGAGAGATTGTGCCGGCTGCAGAAGTCCTCCCTGAAGCGGAAAGAGAT GATGCTAAAGACAAGGCGGCTCCTGATCATGACTTCGGATTTCTACTCGGAGTTCAACAGGAAGTTCAGCAACCCACTGAGAGTCTTCCTGGCCAGTTTGATCTGTGTCAACCTGAGCAGAAGACGCAGACGGCCCAGACAGAATTCAATGACGAGTTTGTTCCTGGAACGATGT TCATGGCCAATGACTTAGATGGACAAATGGATTACCTGGAACAGTTTGGGTCCCGCAGT tTCAAGGAATCTGCATTGAGGAAACAATCCTTGTACCTTAAATTCGACCCCCTGATGAGAGAGAGCCCCAAGAAGTGTGCAGCCCCCGTGGCTCAGGCCCCCGTGCCTCGCCCCGCCGCCTTTGTTTCACG GCTTGAAACTTCTCAGATGCCAGAAAAGTATGCAAGCGGAGCACAAAGGGATGATTTCCAACTGTTTGATCCA GCTTCCCCAATCCTTGCAGACCTCGTCCCTCCTTTCCCTCAGCCAGAGAACACAGAGGAGGCCATTATTGAAGTGCTGAGGTACAGTCAGCAGGACATGGATGCCGCCATCGCCAGAGTCCAGGCACAA GCAAAGGACACAGAGGATCAATGGAGTGCAAAATATAAAAGGACACTTGACGATGGTCAAGAAATGAG GAAAATAATTGCAGAGTTTGAGCTCATGATTGCTAAAATGCTGG CTGAtcaagagaaagagagggaggtgGCCCAGACGAAGCTCACTGCGGCTCTTATCGAAAAGGAGCAGGTCTCCAGTGACCTGAACACCATGGAGAGATCGTGCTCCGACCTGTTCAAGAGACTGGACAAGTACAAGGATGTTGTTGAGGGCTTCAAAAAG AAtgaagagactctgaaagcctGTGCTCAGGACTATCTGGAAAGGATCAGAAAGGAAGAGCAGCGCTACAAGACCCTTAAAGCCCACGCTGAGGAGAAGATTGGCCA AGCAAACGGGGAGATTAATGAGGTTCGGTACAAGAACAAGTCTGAGACATCTGCCCTCCAAGCCCAGCTGAGGAGGGAGCAGCTGAAGGTGCAGTCGCTGGAGAAGAGCCTGGTCCAGAAG GAAAAAGAGGCAGAAGATCTCACCACACTTTGTGATGAACTCATCAGCAAAGTCCAGAGGGGTTGA